Genomic DNA from Carnobacterium divergens DSM 20623:
GAAAAACAGGGAATCGAGTAAAAACTTATGATCCTGCAACAGGCTATTTAGCGATTCCAGTAACTGCACAAAATGAATTTGTCATTAATGGAAAAACCATTACACAAGACCCAAATCTATTAGAAGAAGGCGAAGAAGATAAAGCTATTTCTTATGTGAAATACAAAGGCATTCCAGATGGTGATCCAGTTATGGATAAAAAAGTGAAAATCAATCAAGATTTCAACTTATTAAATCCATCTGATTTTGTGACCAATTTAAGAGTAGACACAGATTCGCCGCTTGATAAGCCTGTAGAAGCAGTTCGATTTGAAAATATACCGGATACTTCAAAACCAGGAACAGCAAAAGTGACAGTTGTCATTGTGACAGCTCAAGGTATAGAAAAGAAAATTATCGTTGACGTTACGATTGCCAATAATGATCCAGTCCCTGTAATCAACGTTAGCGGAGCTATTCGAAACGATACTCAAAATCTTGGTTTTTCAGCAAACCAATCCGCTCATATCAATGATGAACTTACCTTCCAAGGGAAAGTAGTTAAAACAATCGCTAATTCTGTTTGGTTGGAACCCACTTTAAAAATGAATGTACCAGAGGGCGTCACATTTCCAAAGACAGGGAACGTAACTGTAAAGGATGAAAATAATACAGAAATCGAATTAGCAGAACCAATCCAATACGATAGCAACGCCCGCGAATTGACTGCGAAGTTAAAAAATACTCTTTCGACAGATGCCACAATTATGATTCAGTTTCAAACAAAGGTAGAAGACAAAGCGTTAGGTCAAACGTATGAAACGAAGGTAAGTGCTGCTGGAAAAGATAGTAACTTTAAACCAATCGACGTGAGTGGAACAGCAAACTTAACAGTGGAAGACTACGCAGAACCACAAGTTCAATTTGCTGGGAAAGTTCAAAAAGAAAGCGAAGGTAGTTGGATTGATACAATTCAAGCTAAACCTAATGATCTAGTCAATTATACAATTGAAGCTACTTTGACCAATGATTATACCGTTTGGAGCAATCAAAAAATAGTTGCAACAATTCCAAATAATCTTGAAAATATCACAGTAGATAAGGCTATCTTAAGACGCCCTCATCAAACAGATATTGAACTTCCACTAAAGCTGATGACCGAATCAGGAGTTCAAAAAGTTGTTTTTGAAACGAGTGAAGCAACTAATGCCTTCACTGAAAGTGGTAGTAAACTAATCCTAACATACACAGGTAAAATCAGTGTCAATGTTGGATTAAATGAAACGCTTGTTACTCCTGTTAGCATCGAAGGGCTCAACTCAAAAGGTCAAGTTATTCAGCCGATTACAGGAAATATTAATTTAGCAGTAAGCGAAGGAACGTTGCAATTCACAACAACTTCCTCATTGGATTTTGGTGTACAAGAACTGATCAGTATTTCTGAAAAACGACATGCTCCAGACAAGAATATTGAAATGCTCGTAGAAGATACCAGAGGAACCAACGAACGTTGGAAAATTATGGCAACCATTACCCAAGAATTTACAAATGGAACGAGCCTATTAAATGGCGGATTAACCTTTGTAACAGATACAGGATCTGTCATTGAATTAAGCAAAACAGCAAGTCAAGTGTACGAAAAAAATCCAGCAAGCAATGGAACATCTAATTTAATTTGGGACCGAACAAAAGGTCAAGGTCTATTTCTACAACAAAAAGCAGGAATGAATAAAATTGGAAGCTATCAAGGAGAACTTCAATGGACGCTAACCGATGCACTTTAAAAGGAGACGAGAAAATGAACAAAAGAAAACAACCTCTTCTTTTTAAAGTCCTAGTCATCTGTCAATTGACAATAGCTGTGATTGGTTTAACTGGGATTTTCCCGACCACTAGTCAGGCAAGCGAAATGACAACTGACGTAGGATTAGTGTTTGAAGGAGAAGAGTCATCTGATTTTTTACCAGAAACCGAAACCGACGATCCCATTCAAGAATTTATTGATAATCTAATCACTCGTTTGCCACAAACCGGTGAAGCAAAGATGGGAAGTTTTCTTTTCTTTAGTGGCTTGCTATGTGTGGTTGTAAGTGTGTATGGGGTTATTATTTTAAAAAGACGACAATCAAAGAGGAGAGAGACAGATGATCACTAATCAACTAAATAAAAACCGTATCATTCTTTTGTGGTTAGCGATTGCTTTCTTTTTACTTGTCAACTCCCCAACTGTCGTTGCAAATCAAACAGATGCTAGTGCTGGTTTTCAATTAAGCGATGATTCCACTGAGCCAGTTGATCCAGAGAAACCTGAGAAACCAATTAAACCGGTTCATCCGCCGACTAAAGGACCCTTAAGTCTAAATTATGTGTCAGACATTCAATTTGGTACACATAAACGTTCCAATTCAACGCAAGTGTTTTACGCACAACTAGATAAGATTGAATATTTAGATGCATCAGAAACACAAAAACGTGCGAATTTTGTGGAATTGACAGATAATCGAGGGTCAAATGCTGGATGGAATCTAACAGTTAAACAGAATGGACAACTTCAAAATCAAGCAGGAGAGCAATTGGAAGGGGCAATTATTTCTTTTAAACAGATAACACCTCGTTCACTGGATGGTGTTGGGAAACAGCCAACAGCAATTCCGACGGAACCTGTTTCCTTAAGTCCAAATGGAATAACGAACAGCTTAATCCTTACTGCTCAAAAAGGTACTGGAATGGGCAGCTGGAGTATCAGTTTTGGAAAAGATGAAAAAGAAGGCATCGAAAGTATTTTAGTAACGATTCCTGAAAAGACACCAAAAAAAGATGGTGCATACAGCACTACTTTAACTTGGACTTTAGGGGATTCATTATAAATTATTAGGGGGAAAGAGCATGAAATGGAACAAAATTCAAAAAATAGGATTTGTATCTGCAATAGCTGTTCTAGCACTAGGGTCAACAAATTTAGTAAGCTACGCAGCACCAGTTTTTCAAGCAACAGATGCAGATGTAGGATTTAAAACAGATAATGATGGAACAACCGATCCGTTGATTCCAGTTGATCCAGATCCAACCAAGCCTATTCAGCCAGATCCAGATCCAAAGCCTACTAAAGGCGCATTGAGAATGGATGTAACACCAAGCTTTGATTTTGGAAACAACAATAAAATCAAAGCAACAGAACAAAAGTACTATGCAAAGTTTGTAACAGGAACCAAATTTTCAGAAACTGAAAAAACAGAATTTGAAAATTATCTTCAAGTAACAGATGAACGTGGAGGCACGAAAGGATGGAAAGTATCCGTTTCAAATGATGGCGTATTTACATCTTCTACAGGAGATAAAATCGAAGGCGCTGCCATCACCTTAAAAGATTTCAGTGTTTATTCAGGCAGCAACATCAAAGAGCCAAGTATGTTTCCAACTGTCCCAACGACAGCAGTGACTATTAGCGATAATACTGACCATCTCTTGTTAAATGCCGATACAACTAAGCAACAAGGTTACGGAATTTGGACGATGCCAATGGGATCAGTGGATCATAAAACTACCGGTCAAGGAGAAGACGGGCTTGGAACAACTGGAAAAATCGACGAAACTAAAGCTGGGCGCAATCCCGCTGTTGAATTGAAGATTCCAGCCGGACAAATCATACAACCAGACAAAGCTTATAAATCCGTTTTAAATTGGAACATTTCAGATAATTTATAAAAATAAAAACATGGGGGAACTAAAAATGAAAAAGACAATTATTGCAACAGCATTATTAAGTACGGTGGTAGTATCAAGTTTTGCAGGAGTAGCTTCAGCAGCAGAGGTAGGTACAGCAACTACAAAAGGAAGCGTACAATTTAAAACACCAGGAGACGAAGAAGAAGGAAAAGTCATCAAACCAGGCGAAGATGAAGAAGAAATTTTACCTGATCCAGATGGTGGAGGAGGAAGTTCGAAAGGTGCATTAAGAATTCAACATGCAGCTGCATTTAAGTTTGGGATTGTTGATAATGTAAATGGCACAAAAAAATACCCAGCGCAAATGGAAGCATACACTAAACCAAATGACGCGGATCCAGCTAAAAAGTACTATATGCCTAACTTTGTTCAAGTAACGGATGAGCGTGGGGATATCACAAAAGGTTGGACACTTTCAGTAACTGGCGATGTTTTCAAAAATGGAACTGACGAATTGAAACAAACAAAAATTTTATTAAATGAACAAAAACACACAAATACAGTTTTTGATTTCCAAACACCAGCGACAGATTTAACAACAATACTTGATGGATTTGATGCAAAAGGCACAGCGATTTCGACAGATGGAAAAACGTCAGTTGAAATTTTAAAAACAAAAGCTGGCAAGTCAACAACTGGATCGCAAACATCAAGTGTTTTTAACACAAGCTACGATAAGGCAACGGAATATGCAGAAACAGATAGGAATGCTGGAGTTGAATTACAAAAAGGAAATTTAGATATTATTGAAGTCGGAAAAGTTTACGAAAGTACATTGACATGGACATTAAGTGAAGCCCTATAACATTCTAAAAATTGGAGGAGTAAAAAAAATGAAAGCAACTAAATTAAGCGTTATTACACTAGCAATTACCATCATTTTAGCAGGAATCGTTCCAATCACGGCCGATGCAGAAACGACAAAAACAGCAGATACAACAGGAAAAGTACAATTTAAAGCGCCAATTGATCCAAGTGGTCCAGTCATCAAACCAGGATCAAAAGACGAAGAAGTTGTTCCAGAAACAGGAAACAAAACAACTGGTGCTTTAAGATTAGACCATGTTCCAAGCATCGACTTTGGAATTGTAGAAGCCCGCGCGCAGGCTCAAACCTTTGAAAGTAACAATGAAAAATTAGTTGAAACAAAAGAGGGAATCTCAACCAATCTATATTCACCGAACTTTATACAAGTAACCGATGAACGTGGCGTAGATGGTGATTGGAAAGTAACCGTAGCAGGAACGGTCTTTGCTGCTCAAACAGGAGAAAAGTTACCAAATACTAAAATTTCAATTAAAGAAAAAAGCAGCTTTAACAATGTATACGATTTTTTAACCACACCCGATACAAGTGATCGTATCGAAGCATTTTCAGGTGCATTAGACATTTCAAATGATGGAACAGCTAAAGAAGTTCTTAAAACAAAAGCTGGAAAACATACATCTGGCTCTAAAACATCATTGGTTTTCAATAAAGACTACACATTAGCATCATTGCCAAATTATGAAGCTCCAAATGCAGAAAATACAAAAGGAAAAAATGCTGGGATTGTCCTAGAAAAACCATTATCAGATACGGTTACGATTGATGTTCAATACACAAGTACCTTGACATGGACCTTGTCTTCGGCATTATAAGAAAGCGACAACTAAGTAAAACAGGTATCGATATACTTGTTTTACTTAAAAAAGAATCAATCCAACAGGGGGAGTAAACAAATGAAAAAAGCAATTATGTTAGGACTTGCAAGTGTAGGAATCTTGGCAGCGAGTAGCCCAGCAGTTTTAGCAAGCGAAGTGCAAACAACGAGTGATGTTATTTTTAGAGTGAACCCAAATCCAGATGAAGTGGACGTGGTTAAACCAGGTACACCAGACGACAAAATTACTCCAGAAGGTGGAGGACATACAAAAGGAAACTTAAGAATTACTCATGTTCCAGATATCCATTTTGGCATTCAAGACATTTCTTCATCAAGTAAAGAGTTTCATCCAGCGATGCAAAAATATACAGAAGCGAATACTGAAAAATACATGCCTCATTTTGTTCAAATCGATGATGCTCGTGGCTCGATGACGGCAACCTGGTCATTATCTGTTACCGGTAGCGTATTTACACCTGCAACAGCAAGTAATCCTAAACTAGAAAATACGTACATCACGCTAGATCAACAAACTGTAACGAACAATGTTTATGATGAGCTATCCCCAACAGAAACAGCAAAACGCGTTACTGGATTTACAGATAGTGCTAAAATCAATACAGATGGCAAAACATCTGTTGAAATTTTAAAAGTAAAAAGTGGACAAAATACAAACTCAACAAAAACGTCAAACGTTTTCACGACAGGATACTCTAAAACAACAGAATACGAAGCCAGTCAAAAAAATGACGGCATTACATTACATGTACCCGCCAACGATATCAAAGTGGATGGCGAAACCTATACAGCAACTTTAAATTGGGTATTAGCAGATTCTATTTAACAAAAAAAATGAGATTCGGGTTTTTATGAACCCGAATCTTTCCTCATTTAAAAATAAAATCAACGAAGCAAGAGGATACTTAAGGGAGCGATTAAAAAATGAAAAAATCAAACATTTTTTCTTTGATGACAGCAATGGCCATAGTCATGCTAATAGTTTTATCAAAACCTGTAGAAGCAGAAACAGGGATGCCAATATCTGTAAATGCCGTGTTACCAGAAAATCAGTTTAACAAGCAAGTTTCTTACTTCTATTTAAAAATGGAGCCAGGAGACGAACAAGAAATTGAATTAAAATTAGGAAACAGCTCTAATGAAGATCAAAAGGTTGAAGTAACCCTCACTCCTGCTATTACAAATGACAATGGCATTATTGCCTATCCAGACGATGTAAAAAAAGTGGATTCTTCATTAGTTCATCCCTTTACATCAATTGCAACCACAGACAAAGACGTGACCGTACCTGCTAACAGCGAAACCTCTGTTAAAATAAAGTTAAAAATGCCAACGGAAGAATACGAAGGCATGATTGCAGGCGGCATTAACGTAAAATTAAAAGAAACAAAAGACGATGCTGAAAAGAAAAACGAGACAGGTATGAAAATAAAAAATGTCTTAACGTATAATATCGGTGTTGTTCTAGTTGAGAATGAAACCATAGTTGTGCCAGAAATGAAACTAAACAAGGTTTTTGCAGGACAAGTGATGGGAACAAATACCATCAAAACAAACCTATCAAATACAAAAGCGACCCCAATTGAAGAATTGGAAATAGCTGCGAAAATTTATACAGAAAAAGGCAAAGAGCCTTTATTTGAAGAACATAAAAAAAATCTACGAATGGCGCCCAATTCAAATTTCAATTTCGGAGTGGGTCTGGGAAATCAAGCGTATAAAGCTGGAAACTATCGCATTGTAATCAACGCTAAATCTGATCCAGCAGACAAAAAATGGTCTTTTGAAAAAGAATTTACCATTGACCGAGAAACTGCAAAAAAACTAAATGCAACAGCAAGCGATCTTGAAAAAGACAATACGCTTTATTACATCATTGGTGGTAGCGTACTCCTTATCTTACTAATCGTACTCCTCTATTTCATTAAACGTTACAAAGCAAATCAAAAGAAGAAACGTGAACAAGAACGCAAACGTCGTAAGGCACACGCAGTCAGAAAACAAAAGGCAGCTAATGCAAATAGTCAAACTAGAAAAAAAAGACCTACAACATCCGTTAAAAAAAATGAAAATTCACGTCAAACTAAATCAACTAGACCTAAATCAACTCATAAACCCAAGTAAAATCAAGAAAATGACTAACTGTCATTTTCTTTTTTTATGTGAGTGTAGTTCAATCAATTTACATTTTGTAAGAGACTCTTTATACTAGAAGGTGAGCTAAAGACAATTTACGGAGGTTTTCAAATGACAAAAAAATACGATTATATCGCAATTGGTGGAGGAAGTGGCGGGATTGCTTCTATCAATCGAGCAGCAAGCTATGGCATGAAATGTGCCTTAATAGAACCAAAAGAATTAGGCGGAACCTGTGTAAATGTAGGGTGTGTTCCAAAAAAAGTAATGTGGCATGGCGCCCAATTAAACGAAGCCATGCACTTATATGCACCGGACTACGGATTTTCAGTAGATGTAACCGAATTTAATTTTCAAAAATTAGTTGACAGTCGTGAAAGCTACATTGACCGTATTCACCAATCCTATCAAAGAGGCTTAGATAATAACAAGGTTGACCTTATCAAAGGGTATGCAACCTTTATTGATGAGAAAACGATTGAAGTGAACGGCGAACAATTAACAGCCGATCATATTTTAATTGCAACAGGTGGAAAACCAACAATCCCATCAATTCCAGGAGCGGAATACGGCATTGATTCTAATGGATTTTTTGCACTACGCTCGTTGCCAAAAAAAGTAGCAGTGATTGGTGCGGGTTACATCGCAGTTGAATTAGCCGGAGTATTAAATGGACTAGGTTCTGAAACGCATCTCTTCGTTCGTAAAGAAACCCCACTTAGAAACTTTGATCCACTAGTGGTAGAAGGGCTAGTGGAAGCAATGAAACAAGATGGGCCAACGCTACACACGAACGCGATTCCAAAATCTGTGGAAAAAAATGCAGATGACACTCTGACCATCACTTTTGAAAATGGAACAAAAGAAACGGTGGATACCCTAATATGGGCCATTGGACGGACACCCGTAACCGAAACATTGAAATTAGAAAATACATCTGTTGAAGTGAATGAAAAAGGCTACATTAAAGTCGACGATTATCAAAATACAACAGTCAAAGGTATTTATGCAGTTGGAGACATTACAGGTCGCGTTGAGTTGACTCCTGTAGCTGTAGCAGCTGGACGTCGTTTATCTGAGCGCTTATTTAATAACAAGGCAGATGAACACCTTGACTATCACAACATCCCAACGGTAGTATTTAGCCACCCACCTATTGGAACTGTAGGCTTAACAGAACCAGAAGCAAGGGAACAATTTGGTGACGAGGTTAAAATTTATCAATCTTCTTTTACCTCAATGTATACAGCAGTCACAAGTCATCGTCAATTATGTCGAATGAAACTAGTTTGTGTTGGGAAAGAAGAAAAAGTAGTCGGGCTCCACGGTATTGGATATGGTGTGGATGAAATGATTCAAGGTTTTGCCGTTGCTATCAAAATGGGTGCAACTAAAGCTGATTTTGATAATACAGTTGCGATACATCCGACTGGATCAGAAGAATTTGTAACAATGCGCTAAAAAAATGTAGAAAATCTGAAACTAATCTTAAAACTCCAAAACGCCTCTCGTTGAATTCATGTAAAATGAAGGAAAACGGAGGTGTTTTCTATTATTGTGCACACTGTGGAAAAGCTGTGGATAAAAAAAGTTGAAAACAAGGTATTTAACTAAAAAAATAGTTAGTTATGCACATACTTGTGCATAACTATTGTGTATAACTCTATTTTTCCACAAACTCTTTTTTTAACCTGGTTTTTCTATTTTGAAAGCAAATATTTTGTATAATGAATCCAAATAGAGTATCATAGTTGATGGGTCAATTATTGAAGTCGAAGGGAGTAGCTAATGACAGAAAACTGCAGTCACAAGTCCTTATTATTTTACAGAATGAACACTGTATACAAAGAAATGAACGTTCATTTTGAAGAAGAAACAGGCATTAGCTTCACGAAGCTAGAGATTTTATTTTTTATTTACGGAACGCCAAACCTTTGTCAACAGGACATTCAAAAAAAATTAGCTATTGATGCAGCGAGTGTTACTAGACATTTAAAAAAATTAGAAACAGATCAATTCATTCAACGAGTAGTCGATCCTACTAACAAACGCTTCCGACGAATATCCTTAACTGAAAAAGGTCGAAAAGAACTAAAAACGATGATTACAGAAAAAGATAAGTACGAAGCGCAACTGTTTGCCAATATTTCTGAGGATGAATTAGAACAGCTGTGGATAACCTTAAATAAACTATCAATAAACAGCGTTAAAATAACTAAGGAGGATGATAAAAATGAAAGCAGTCGTAATTGAAAACTATGGTGGAAAAGATCAACTAAAAGAAATGGATGTGCCAATGCCAAAACCAACAGCACATCAAGTGATTGTTAAAGAAATGGCAACGTCAATTAATCCAATTGATTGGAAACTACGTGAAGGGTATTTGAAACAAATGATGGATTGGGAATTTCCAATTATCCTAGGTTGGGACGTTGCGGGGGTTATCAGTGAAGTGGGAAGCGACGTAACGGATTGGAAAGTAGGCGACAAGGTATTTGCTCGTCCAGAGACAACTCGTTTTGGTACGTATGCAGAATATACAGCAGTAGAAGACCATTTAGTAGCAAAAATCCCGGGAAATGTGACCTTTGAAGAAGCTGGTGCAGTGCCATTAGCAGGCTTAACAGCATGGCAAGCATTGTTTGATTATGGAGATTTAAAAGCAGGTGAAACCGTGTTGATTCATGCTGGAGCCGGTGGTGTTGGAACGTATGCCATTCAATTAGCTAAAAATAAAGGTGCAAAAGTCATTACAACTGCCAGCGAAAAAAATAAAGCGTTACTTTTAAGTTTAGGCGCCGATCAAGTCATCGATTATCATACTGAAAATTTTGTGGATATCTTAAAAGACGTAGATGTTGTTTTTGACACAATGGGTGGCGACATTCAAAAAAATAGCTTCAAGGTTTTAAAACCCCATACAGGTCGAATGGTCTCAATCGTTGGAGAAACCGATCCTGCTTTAAGTAAAGAACATGACGTGGCTTTTCATAATATTTGGTTAAAACCAGATGGGGAACAATTGTCTCAAATTGCTGATTTGATGGAAGCTGGAAAAGTGAAATCGGTTATTGGTGCGACGTTCTTATTTTCACAACAAGGCATTTACGATGCCCATGCATTAAGTGAAACGCATCATGCAGTCGGTAAAATCGTCATTAAATTTGAACAATAAAAGGAGACTGTAAATGGAAATTGTTGCGTTTATTTTAGTATTACTTGTAGCGATAGAACATTTTTATATTTTAGGATTGGAAATGTTTTTTTCAACAAGTAAGACGGCTCAGAAAACATTTGGTTTAGATGAAGCATTTTTAAAACAAGAAAGTGTTAAAACCCTGATGGCCAATCAAGGCTTGTATAATGGTTTTTTAGCAGCAGGATTACTCTGGGGATTATTCTTTGCGAATCCAGTTAGCGCTGTTAGTATTCAGTTATTCTTTTTAAGTTGTGTGATTGTGGCAGCTGTTTATGGATACTTTACAGCCAGCAAGCAAATTTTATTAAAGCAAGGCTTACCAGCTATTTTAGCAGTAATTGCTGTTTTAATGGTATAA
This window encodes:
- a CDS encoding WxL domain-containing protein gives rise to the protein MKWNKIQKIGFVSAIAVLALGSTNLVSYAAPVFQATDADVGFKTDNDGTTDPLIPVDPDPTKPIQPDPDPKPTKGALRMDVTPSFDFGNNNKIKATEQKYYAKFVTGTKFSETEKTEFENYLQVTDERGGTKGWKVSVSNDGVFTSSTGDKIEGAAITLKDFSVYSGSNIKEPSMFPTVPTTAVTISDNTDHLLLNADTTKQQGYGIWTMPMGSVDHKTTGQGEDGLGTTGKIDETKAGRNPAVELKIPAGQIIQPDKAYKSVLNWNISDNL
- a CDS encoding NADP-dependent oxidoreductase — encoded protein: MKAVVIENYGGKDQLKEMDVPMPKPTAHQVIVKEMATSINPIDWKLREGYLKQMMDWEFPIILGWDVAGVISEVGSDVTDWKVGDKVFARPETTRFGTYAEYTAVEDHLVAKIPGNVTFEEAGAVPLAGLTAWQALFDYGDLKAGETVLIHAGAGGVGTYAIQLAKNKGAKVITTASEKNKALLLSLGADQVIDYHTENFVDILKDVDVVFDTMGGDIQKNSFKVLKPHTGRMVSIVGETDPALSKEHDVAFHNIWLKPDGEQLSQIADLMEAGKVKSVIGATFLFSQQGIYDAHALSETHHAVGKIVIKFEQ
- a CDS encoding WxL domain-containing protein, whose translation is MKKAIMLGLASVGILAASSPAVLASEVQTTSDVIFRVNPNPDEVDVVKPGTPDDKITPEGGGHTKGNLRITHVPDIHFGIQDISSSSKEFHPAMQKYTEANTEKYMPHFVQIDDARGSMTATWSLSVTGSVFTPATASNPKLENTYITLDQQTVTNNVYDELSPTETAKRVTGFTDSAKINTDGKTSVEILKVKSGQNTNSTKTSNVFTTGYSKTTEYEASQKNDGITLHVPANDIKVDGETYTATLNWVLADSI
- a CDS encoding WxL domain-containing protein, with translation MRHFRKKEISYMFLFFLFVGSGFLAGNHYFKRAAIQADTPLVLTSDKQKILPAETVTLTLKSNQKATKEPIMMNIPKGLVVDLEMTKQLNDGHDNQEITLNEEQSKLAVYLNSEADNREIKLCFRAETYGDYSIEATQKVANDLQTTPPLKLQVVPVEPISQKFAPSLIDDVIAPFADSDYQPVQNYPGINLIDPINTVNNPVIPGENGFVMRLSDRLSYEAKGYDLDYRGNYDWSHLPGFIFYDTTANPVKDRYVLVKNAGIYRGKWIDVKLVVDEVIAKSTSGAFSVATTTYDTKDIDFGLGETGTFADYFMSVGAYEGSTKGDSFKYHYEFYEHDSQKRISTMSGMWNYQRLNEEKQAQIPTDSKHMSSLYANNDTTVYYKRDVPTPGTARFWGTADGYESGPDTYLTSLFSKVAEYPITMNLATKEDDYSTGMILMYNRTPLTRIYPGRPEVIGEISNEDPKRLKYHILQEIPAQLPVYYSDSFKLTTTFPTDFDIDLNSIKIMNVLDGTVSTDFKQPTLSADKRTLTIEAMNPKSSSFNDDMYEIYVEGTVNSSFDFANYKGKTGNRVKTYDPATGYLAIPVTAQNEFVINGKTITQDPNLLEEGEEDKAISYVKYKGIPDGDPVMDKKVKINQDFNLLNPSDFVTNLRVDTDSPLDKPVEAVRFENIPDTSKPGTAKVTVVIVTAQGIEKKIIVDVTIANNDPVPVINVSGAIRNDTQNLGFSANQSAHINDELTFQGKVVKTIANSVWLEPTLKMNVPEGVTFPKTGNVTVKDENNTEIELAEPIQYDSNARELTAKLKNTLSTDATIMIQFQTKVEDKALGQTYETKVSAAGKDSNFKPIDVSGTANLTVEDYAEPQVQFAGKVQKESEGSWIDTIQAKPNDLVNYTIEATLTNDYTVWSNQKIVATIPNNLENITVDKAILRRPHQTDIELPLKLMTESGVQKVVFETSEATNAFTESGSKLILTYTGKISVNVGLNETLVTPVSIEGLNSKGQVIQPITGNINLAVSEGTLQFTTTSSLDFGVQELISISEKRHAPDKNIEMLVEDTRGTNERWKIMATITQEFTNGTSLLNGGLTFVTDTGSVIELSKTASQVYEKNPASNGTSNLIWDRTKGQGLFLQQKAGMNKIGSYQGELQWTLTDAL
- a CDS encoding WxL domain-containing protein, yielding MKATKLSVITLAITIILAGIVPITADAETTKTADTTGKVQFKAPIDPSGPVIKPGSKDEEVVPETGNKTTGALRLDHVPSIDFGIVEARAQAQTFESNNEKLVETKEGISTNLYSPNFIQVTDERGVDGDWKVTVAGTVFAAQTGEKLPNTKISIKEKSSFNNVYDFLTTPDTSDRIEAFSGALDISNDGTAKEVLKTKAGKHTSGSKTSLVFNKDYTLASLPNYEAPNAENTKGKNAGIVLEKPLSDTVTIDVQYTSTLTWTLSSAL
- a CDS encoding MarR family winged helix-turn-helix transcriptional regulator, which produces MTENCSHKSLLFYRMNTVYKEMNVHFEEETGISFTKLEILFFIYGTPNLCQQDIQKKLAIDAASVTRHLKKLETDQFIQRVVDPTNKRFRRISLTEKGRKELKTMITEKDKYEAQLFANISEDELEQLWITLNKLSINSVKITKEDDKNESSRN
- a CDS encoding WxL domain-containing protein, producing the protein MITNQLNKNRIILLWLAIAFFLLVNSPTVVANQTDASAGFQLSDDSTEPVDPEKPEKPIKPVHPPTKGPLSLNYVSDIQFGTHKRSNSTQVFYAQLDKIEYLDASETQKRANFVELTDNRGSNAGWNLTVKQNGQLQNQAGEQLEGAIISFKQITPRSLDGVGKQPTAIPTEPVSLSPNGITNSLILTAQKGTGMGSWSISFGKDEKEGIESILVTIPEKTPKKDGAYSTTLTWTLGDSL
- a CDS encoding DUF1304 domain-containing protein, with the protein product MEIVAFILVLLVAIEHFYILGLEMFFSTSKTAQKTFGLDEAFLKQESVKTLMANQGLYNGFLAAGLLWGLFFANPVSAVSIQLFFLSCVIVAAVYGYFTASKQILLKQGLPAILAVIAVLMV
- a CDS encoding DUF916 and DUF3324 domain-containing protein encodes the protein MKKSNIFSLMTAMAIVMLIVLSKPVEAETGMPISVNAVLPENQFNKQVSYFYLKMEPGDEQEIELKLGNSSNEDQKVEVTLTPAITNDNGIIAYPDDVKKVDSSLVHPFTSIATTDKDVTVPANSETSVKIKLKMPTEEYEGMIAGGINVKLKETKDDAEKKNETGMKIKNVLTYNIGVVLVENETIVVPEMKLNKVFAGQVMGTNTIKTNLSNTKATPIEELEIAAKIYTEKGKEPLFEEHKKNLRMAPNSNFNFGVGLGNQAYKAGNYRIVINAKSDPADKKWSFEKEFTIDRETAKKLNATASDLEKDNTLYYIIGGSVLLILLIVLLYFIKRYKANQKKKREQERKRRKAHAVRKQKAANANSQTRKKRPTTSVKKNENSRQTKSTRPKSTHKPK
- a CDS encoding WxL domain-containing protein; its protein translation is MKKTIIATALLSTVVVSSFAGVASAAEVGTATTKGSVQFKTPGDEEEGKVIKPGEDEEEILPDPDGGGGSSKGALRIQHAAAFKFGIVDNVNGTKKYPAQMEAYTKPNDADPAKKYYMPNFVQVTDERGDITKGWTLSVTGDVFKNGTDELKQTKILLNEQKHTNTVFDFQTPATDLTTILDGFDAKGTAISTDGKTSVEILKTKAGKSTTGSQTSSVFNTSYDKATEYAETDRNAGVELQKGNLDIIEVGKVYESTLTWTLSEAL
- a CDS encoding LPXTG cell wall anchor domain-containing protein — translated: MNKRKQPLLFKVLVICQLTIAVIGLTGIFPTTSQASEMTTDVGLVFEGEESSDFLPETETDDPIQEFIDNLITRLPQTGEAKMGSFLFFSGLLCVVVSVYGVIILKRRQSKRRETDDH
- the gorA gene encoding glutathione-disulfide reductase, which encodes MTKKYDYIAIGGGSGGIASINRAASYGMKCALIEPKELGGTCVNVGCVPKKVMWHGAQLNEAMHLYAPDYGFSVDVTEFNFQKLVDSRESYIDRIHQSYQRGLDNNKVDLIKGYATFIDEKTIEVNGEQLTADHILIATGGKPTIPSIPGAEYGIDSNGFFALRSLPKKVAVIGAGYIAVELAGVLNGLGSETHLFVRKETPLRNFDPLVVEGLVEAMKQDGPTLHTNAIPKSVEKNADDTLTITFENGTKETVDTLIWAIGRTPVTETLKLENTSVEVNEKGYIKVDDYQNTTVKGIYAVGDITGRVELTPVAVAAGRRLSERLFNNKADEHLDYHNIPTVVFSHPPIGTVGLTEPEAREQFGDEVKIYQSSFTSMYTAVTSHRQLCRMKLVCVGKEEKVVGLHGIGYGVDEMIQGFAVAIKMGATKADFDNTVAIHPTGSEEFVTMR